In Serratia marcescens subsp. marcescens ATCC 13880, a single genomic region encodes these proteins:
- a CDS encoding ImmA/IrrE family metallo-endopeptidase encodes MTNHNQMSQIYSKFGRAGFNLSYIRRLLPDWWDEKLAETPSGRQYAYLHLARMFSILPDSLKDGSDGVCFNFGGNHKYKHRQNVAENDLDIATAVAYTAAGIVTSNFKTPYDASAVLDPLAIRAKILAKESWVSLDSLVSYCHSIGIPVVFLKSFPQAAKKMAGLALMSHGRPVIVLTQPQKYGYMLFDLAHELGHIARGHLNAENGQCHVDAKIENASTDNIEKEANEFAFLVISGQKSLRIVPTAGRLNGASLARAAQKYGSDNHIDPTHIALNYGFAQNCWGAAVNAVKSLCAGKESDQDFVRAMMKSGMDLENIHEDDLKVLENLIGE; translated from the coding sequence ATGACGAACCATAATCAGATGAGTCAAATTTATTCTAAATTCGGCAGGGCCGGGTTTAATCTCTCTTACATCCGCAGGTTGTTGCCTGATTGGTGGGATGAGAAGCTTGCTGAAACCCCATCAGGGCGCCAATATGCGTACCTGCATCTCGCACGTATGTTTAGCATTCTCCCTGATAGTCTGAAAGATGGCAGTGATGGCGTATGTTTCAATTTTGGTGGCAACCATAAATACAAACATCGACAAAATGTAGCCGAGAACGATTTAGATATTGCGACTGCTGTTGCCTATACTGCGGCTGGCATTGTCACATCTAATTTCAAAACTCCTTACGATGCTAGTGCCGTGCTGGATCCTTTGGCGATAAGAGCAAAAATCCTTGCTAAGGAATCATGGGTATCGCTTGATAGTTTGGTATCGTACTGCCATTCAATTGGTATTCCTGTTGTTTTTCTAAAATCCTTCCCTCAAGCGGCCAAGAAAATGGCCGGACTGGCGCTAATGAGCCACGGGCGCCCGGTGATAGTTCTTACTCAACCGCAGAAGTATGGCTATATGCTGTTCGACCTTGCGCATGAGTTAGGCCACATCGCCAGAGGTCATCTGAACGCAGAAAACGGGCAATGTCATGTTGATGCAAAAATTGAAAATGCTTCGACTGACAACATAGAGAAAGAAGCCAACGAATTTGCCTTCCTGGTTATTTCGGGACAGAAGTCTTTGCGTATCGTTCCTACAGCTGGCCGGTTGAATGGGGCTAGTCTGGCTCGGGCGGCTCAAAAATATGGTAGTGACAATCACATTGACCCTACTCACATCGCCTTAAATTATGGTTTCGCTCAGAACTGCTGGGGCGCTGCTGTTAACGCGGTTAAATCGCTCTGTGCTGGTAAAGAATCAGATCAGGACTTTGTGAGGGCCATGATGAAAAGCGGGATGGATTTAGAAAATATCCACGAAGATGATCTTAAGGTTTTAGAAAATCTAATCGGGGAGTGA
- a CDS encoding phage major capsid protein, P2 family: protein MDNNTRKLFDQYVARQAEMNGVSPAAVAAKFAVEPSRQQKMELAAQQSDSFLSKINVFGVNQQIGQKVLIGSKGPLAGVNNSTTTRRNPADNSKMEPLNYTCRKVNYDYGLGYEQLDTWAHMPEFQPMISAAMGRQMSLDRIMIGFNGNSYADPSNRAANPLLQDCGIGWLEKIRTEAPHRMISGVTVTARDDDNKIIARGTYGNLTSAVYDAKNSLMDEWHKRNPDNVVILAGDLLTSSNFPAINAMSQTNPNTEMLAGQLIVAQERVGNMPTFIAPYFPVNGILITPFKNLSVYYQRGSLRRTIKEEPEYNRVATYQSSNDDFVIEDYGNVAFIDGITFAQPENGG, encoded by the coding sequence ATGGATAACAATACCCGCAAACTGTTTGATCAGTACGTTGCACGCCAAGCCGAAATGAATGGCGTGTCACCAGCAGCGGTCGCGGCAAAATTCGCTGTCGAACCGTCGCGGCAGCAGAAGATGGAGCTTGCCGCGCAACAAAGTGACTCCTTCCTGAGCAAAATTAACGTTTTCGGCGTGAACCAACAGATCGGCCAGAAAGTGCTGATCGGCAGCAAAGGCCCGCTTGCCGGCGTGAACAACAGCACCACCACTCGCCGCAACCCGGCCGATAACAGCAAAATGGAGCCGCTCAACTACACCTGCCGCAAAGTCAACTACGACTACGGTCTGGGTTATGAGCAGTTGGACACCTGGGCGCATATGCCAGAGTTCCAACCGATGATCAGTGCAGCCATGGGCCGCCAAATGTCGCTTGACCGCATCATGATCGGTTTCAACGGCAACAGCTACGCCGATCCATCCAACCGCGCCGCCAACCCGCTGCTGCAAGACTGTGGCATCGGCTGGCTGGAAAAAATCCGAACAGAAGCCCCACACCGCATGATCTCCGGCGTAACCGTGACAGCGCGCGATGATGACAACAAGATCATCGCCAGAGGCACCTACGGCAACCTGACTTCAGCAGTTTATGACGCCAAAAACAGCCTGATGGACGAATGGCACAAACGTAACCCGGATAACGTGGTGATCCTGGCCGGTGACCTGCTGACCAGCAGTAATTTCCCGGCAATCAACGCCATGAGCCAGACCAACCCGAATACCGAAATGTTGGCCGGTCAGCTGATTGTGGCGCAGGAGCGCGTCGGGAACATGCCGACCTTCATCGCGCCGTACTTCCCGGTGAACGGCATTCTGATCACGCCGTTTAAGAACCTGTCGGTGTACTACCAGCGCGGGAGCCTGCGCCGCACCATCAAGGAAGAGCCGGAGTACAACCGCGTCGCGACCTACCAGTCGTCGAACGATGACTTCGTGATCGAGGACTACGGCAACGTCGCCTTTATCGACGGCATCACCTTCGCACAGCCTGAGAACGGCGGTTAA
- a CDS encoding lysozyme — protein sequence MRRKSVIACSVAAIVALAGALWPEKVRTSQAAQLKMAKYEDCRKTPYYCPAGVLTIGMGSTTRVEDRQYSETEIAERWVNDLVRAEKCINSNFNGAAAPQFVFEALTDVSFNVGCTGISWFTDRQGKKQRTTLWKYAQAGNWPGACQRLTDFVNSGGKRLQGLVNRREEFKAWCLSDPALKVEK from the coding sequence GTGAGACGAAAAAGCGTTATCGCCTGCAGCGTGGCTGCCATTGTGGCGCTGGCCGGTGCCCTGTGGCCCGAGAAGGTGCGCACCAGCCAGGCGGCACAGTTAAAAATGGCGAAGTATGAGGACTGCCGCAAGACGCCCTACTACTGCCCCGCCGGGGTGCTGACCATCGGCATGGGCTCAACGACCCGCGTCGAGGATCGGCAGTACTCTGAAACGGAGATCGCCGAGCGCTGGGTAAACGACCTGGTACGCGCGGAGAAGTGTATCAACAGCAACTTTAACGGCGCCGCCGCCCCACAATTCGTGTTTGAAGCGCTGACCGACGTCAGTTTTAACGTGGGTTGCACCGGGATCAGTTGGTTCACCGATCGCCAGGGCAAAAAGCAGCGCACCACTCTGTGGAAATATGCGCAGGCGGGCAACTGGCCCGGCGCATGCCAGCGCCTGACCGACTTTGTGAACTCCGGCGGCAAACGCCTGCAAGGGCTGGTTAACCGTCGGGAAGAGTTCAAAGCCTGGTGCCTGTCTGACCCGGCTCTGAAGGTCGAGAAATGA
- a CDS encoding phage portal protein, which translates to MSKRKSPRQRQQPAADTQLDLATELQKLPGLSTFSFDGPWPVSSSYDLLDSMYCADNGRYYDTPISWYGLARQFGHASWHQSALIFKRNVLAGCFIPHKLLSRQAFSAFAMDWVVFGNAYLELRRNVLGGPLALHHTLAKYTRRGSDLDTYWFIQAGLDDYQFPTGAVCHVINPDIHQEIYGMPEYFAGLLSANLSHSADTFRKLYYDNGSHAGCIVYVNSAIADQESLDKLKKTLTDTRRGGAFKNILLHAPNGGKDSVQILPFSQISAKDEFLGVKSATRDDILAAHRVPPQLMGAMPEGNGTFGDVEKAARVFAINELTPIMEAMKHVNDWMGEEVIRFNPYALLDVE; encoded by the coding sequence GTGAGCAAACGAAAATCACCGCGGCAGCGCCAGCAGCCCGCCGCAGACACGCAGCTTGATCTGGCGACCGAGCTGCAAAAACTCCCTGGCCTGAGTACCTTCTCCTTCGACGGCCCCTGGCCGGTTAGCTCGTCCTATGACCTGCTCGACTCGATGTACTGCGCCGACAACGGCCGCTACTACGACACGCCGATCAGCTGGTACGGTCTGGCGCGCCAGTTCGGCCACGCCAGCTGGCACCAGTCGGCGCTGATATTCAAGCGTAACGTGCTGGCCGGTTGTTTCATCCCGCACAAGCTGCTGTCGCGCCAGGCGTTCTCGGCCTTCGCTATGGATTGGGTGGTGTTCGGCAATGCCTACCTGGAGCTGCGCCGTAACGTGTTAGGCGGGCCGCTGGCATTGCACCACACGCTGGCGAAGTACACGCGCCGCGGCTCTGACCTGGATACTTACTGGTTTATCCAGGCGGGGCTTGATGATTATCAGTTTCCTACCGGCGCCGTCTGCCATGTGATCAACCCGGACATTCACCAGGAGATCTACGGCATGCCGGAATACTTCGCGGGCCTGCTGTCCGCGAACCTTTCGCACTCGGCCGACACGTTCCGCAAGCTGTACTACGACAACGGCAGCCATGCCGGCTGCATCGTCTACGTCAACAGCGCCATCGCCGATCAGGAGAGCCTCGACAAGCTCAAGAAGACGCTGACCGACACGCGCCGCGGCGGAGCATTCAAAAACATCCTGCTGCACGCGCCGAACGGCGGTAAGGACTCGGTGCAGATCCTGCCGTTCAGCCAGATCTCGGCCAAGGATGAATTCCTGGGCGTCAAGTCCGCTACACGTGACGATATCCTCGCCGCGCACCGCGTGCCGCCGCAGCTGATGGGCGCCATGCCGGAAGGTAACGGCACCTTCGGCGACGTGGAGAAGGCGGCGCGGGTGTTCGCAATCAACGAGCTGACGCCCATCATGGAAGCCATGAAGCACGTCAACGACTGGATGGGGGAGGAGGTGATCCGCTTCAACCCGTATGCACTGCTCGATGTAGAGTAA
- the lysC gene encoding Rz1-like lysis system protein LysC, translating into MCLLLSLTACKNAPRKSAPQIIQEPLPASLTANTDVPAAPSPMTYGSLAPWADRLLDALDTCNADKAAIRELELRRIARGMK; encoded by the coding sequence CTGTGCCTGCTGCTGTCGCTGACAGCCTGCAAAAACGCGCCGCGGAAGTCCGCGCCGCAGATTATTCAGGAGCCTTTGCCGGCCAGCCTGACGGCAAACACTGATGTACCTGCAGCACCGTCACCGATGACTTACGGCAGCCTGGCGCCCTGGGCGGATCGGCTGCTGGATGCGCTGGACACCTGCAACGCCGATAAGGCGGCCATACGAGAACTCGAACTACGGCGTATCGCCAGGGGGATGAAGTGA
- a CDS encoding terminase large subunit domain-containing protein → MTVQETFTRHRARQLYWQGYPPAEIARLMGINQNTVYAWKKRDEWDETPPIQRVTTSIDARLVQLTGKDKKSGGDFKEIDLLTRQLKKLDNGTPATQPKKKVRKKQNFFSESQIAQLRQNILGSLHWHQQGWYDNHHHRNRMILKSRQVGATWYFAREALIRALSDDVKYKHQLNQIFLSASRRQAYQFRSFIRSAAAEVDVELKGGDMIQLFNGAELHFLGTSAATAQSYTGNLFFDEFFWVGQFANLKKVAGAMATLKGLTRTYFSTPSAESHEAYPFWTGEAFNKGRASSSRVEFDTSWKTLNSGLMCPDKIWRQIVTLQDAIDHGWDLTDIDEIRDENSPEEYDNLYGCQFIRNGESAFDYNMLLTCGADGYDDWLDWKPYAMRPLADRPVWIGYDPNGASGKGDSGAISVNAVPLVAGGKFRTIETQRIRGMEFEAQANLIIGMLDRYNVQHIGIDGQGIGEAVWQLVKKKFPAAVCYQFNPASKRMLVLKMQQLVRGGRWEFDRGERDLITAFSAVRKVVTPGGVITYDTDRSRGVSHGDLAWATMLAIINEPLGQDGGSTMTVMEY, encoded by the coding sequence ATGACGGTTCAGGAAACATTCACTCGGCACCGCGCACGACAGCTTTACTGGCAGGGGTATCCGCCGGCGGAAATCGCGCGCCTGATGGGTATCAACCAGAACACGGTTTACGCCTGGAAGAAGCGCGACGAATGGGATGAAACGCCACCGATCCAGCGCGTCACCACCTCGATTGATGCGCGCCTGGTGCAGCTGACCGGCAAGGACAAGAAGAGCGGCGGCGACTTCAAGGAAATCGACCTGCTGACGCGCCAGCTGAAGAAGCTGGACAACGGCACGCCGGCCACCCAGCCGAAAAAGAAGGTGCGCAAGAAGCAAAACTTCTTCTCTGAGTCGCAGATCGCGCAGCTGCGGCAGAACATCCTGGGGTCGCTGCACTGGCATCAGCAAGGCTGGTATGACAATCACCACCACCGCAACCGGATGATCCTGAAGAGTCGCCAGGTGGGGGCGACTTGGTATTTTGCACGCGAGGCGCTGATCCGCGCGTTATCTGACGATGTGAAGTACAAGCACCAGCTCAACCAGATCTTTCTGTCGGCCAGCCGCCGGCAGGCGTACCAGTTCCGCAGCTTCATTCGTTCGGCCGCGGCGGAGGTCGACGTCGAGCTGAAGGGCGGCGATATGATCCAGCTGTTCAACGGCGCCGAGCTGCATTTCCTCGGCACGTCTGCAGCGACGGCGCAGTCCTACACCGGCAACCTGTTCTTTGACGAGTTTTTCTGGGTGGGCCAGTTCGCCAACCTGAAGAAGGTGGCCGGTGCGATGGCGACGCTGAAAGGGCTGACGCGTACCTACTTCTCCACGCCGTCGGCGGAAAGCCATGAAGCGTATCCGTTCTGGACAGGGGAGGCGTTCAACAAGGGGCGCGCCAGCAGTAGCCGCGTGGAGTTCGACACGTCCTGGAAGACGCTGAACAGCGGGCTGATGTGCCCGGACAAGATCTGGCGCCAGATCGTCACGTTGCAGGACGCCATCGATCACGGCTGGGATTTGACCGATATCGATGAAATCCGCGACGAGAACAGCCCGGAGGAATACGACAACCTCTACGGCTGCCAGTTTATCCGCAACGGTGAATCGGCCTTTGACTACAACATGCTGCTGACCTGCGGCGCTGATGGTTATGACGACTGGCTCGATTGGAAACCCTACGCCATGCGGCCGCTGGCCGATCGGCCGGTCTGGATTGGTTACGACCCGAACGGCGCCAGCGGGAAAGGTGACAGCGGGGCGATCTCCGTCAACGCCGTGCCGCTGGTCGCCGGTGGTAAGTTCCGCACCATCGAGACGCAGCGCATCCGCGGCATGGAGTTCGAGGCGCAGGCCAATCTGATCATTGGCATGCTGGATCGCTATAACGTGCAGCATATCGGCATTGACGGGCAGGGGATTGGCGAGGCGGTCTGGCAGTTGGTGAAGAAGAAGTTTCCGGCGGCGGTCTGCTACCAGTTCAACCCGGCCAGCAAGCGCATGCTGGTATTGAAGATGCAGCAACTGGTTCGCGGCGGTCGCTGGGAGTTCGACCGCGGGGAGCGTGACCTGATCACGGCATTCAGCGCGGTGCGCAAAGTGGTAACGCCTGGCGGGGTGATCACCTATGACACCGACCGCAGCCGCGGCGTCAGCCATGGCGACCTTGCCTGGGCGACGATGCTGGCCATTATCAACGAGCCGCTGGGACAAGATGGCGGCAGCACAATGACGGTTATGGAGTATTAA
- a CDS encoding GPO family capsid scaffolding protein gives MASTTSTRKKFRVMTSGVTIDGRQVTRDQIHAMAASYNPAVYGARVNIEHYLSPFPDSTFCAMGDVMALSAEDISDGPLTGEAALYAEIEPTARMRAMTDDGKKIYSSVEIHPKFSLTNGPYLVGLAMTDTPASLGTDKLKFAAEKRGEIMRFNTADAEPTMFTAAFEAELMQADQSRSTTGNEWFSRVMGILGKGKKTDDERFSQVHQAVEAVATAQADLTDQFSATAQESASNKQAIAKLTADLAAMKQQVETTDGNFSRRPPAGGGGNVQQADY, from the coding sequence ATGGCAAGCACAACGAGCACCCGTAAGAAATTCCGCGTCATGACCTCCGGCGTCACTATCGACGGCCGTCAGGTCACCCGCGATCAGATCCATGCGATGGCGGCGTCGTATAACCCGGCGGTGTATGGCGCCCGCGTCAATATCGAGCACTACCTTTCCCCGTTCCCGGACAGCACCTTCTGCGCCATGGGCGACGTGATGGCCTTGTCCGCCGAGGACATTTCCGACGGCCCGCTGACTGGCGAAGCGGCGTTGTACGCAGAGATAGAGCCTACGGCACGCATGAGGGCCATGACCGACGACGGGAAGAAGATTTATTCCAGCGTCGAGATCCATCCAAAGTTTTCACTGACCAACGGCCCGTACCTGGTCGGCCTGGCGATGACCGATACCCCGGCCAGTCTGGGCACTGACAAGCTGAAATTTGCCGCCGAGAAGCGCGGGGAGATCATGCGGTTCAACACCGCAGATGCCGAGCCGACGATGTTCACCGCCGCTTTCGAAGCTGAGTTGATGCAGGCAGACCAGTCGCGCTCAACCACCGGCAACGAGTGGTTCTCCCGCGTTATGGGCATCCTCGGCAAGGGCAAGAAAACCGACGATGAACGCTTCAGCCAGGTGCATCAGGCGGTAGAGGCCGTGGCGACGGCGCAGGCCGATTTGACCGACCAATTCAGCGCCACCGCGCAGGAAAGCGCCAGCAACAAGCAGGCCATCGCGAAGTTGACCGCTGACCTGGCTGCGATGAAGCAGCAGGTTGAAACCACGGACGGCAATTTCAGCCGTCGCCCGCCGGCCGGCGGCGGTGGCAACGTGCAGCAGGCTGACTACTAA
- a CDS encoding phage virion morphogenesis protein yields MTDAALFHELDQVFANILGGMSPAGRIRTAREVGRMLRQSQSRRIARQENPDGSKFEKRRRKVLRSQAGIGFIWNGETRRLKNWRATKSSRGRMLTGFDEGRGAVRSFYREDIERYLDINFSQTRKDTTKADPMFRRLRTARFLKARADAGGATVGFTGVAGRIARTHQYGLRDRVNKSGAMASYPRREVLGITKADRMAIARSVIDSLGVK; encoded by the coding sequence ATGACCGATGCCGCGCTGTTTCATGAACTGGATCAGGTGTTCGCCAATATTCTCGGCGGCATGTCCCCCGCCGGGCGTATACGCACCGCGCGCGAGGTCGGCCGCATGCTGCGCCAGAGCCAGTCGAGGCGCATTGCACGCCAGGAAAACCCGGACGGCTCAAAATTCGAGAAGCGCCGCCGCAAGGTGCTGCGCTCTCAGGCCGGGATTGGCTTTATCTGGAACGGCGAAACCCGCCGCCTGAAAAACTGGCGGGCAACCAAGAGCAGCCGCGGCCGCATGCTGACCGGTTTCGATGAAGGCCGTGGCGCCGTCCGCTCATTCTATCGCGAGGATATCGAGCGTTACCTCGATATCAACTTCAGCCAGACGCGCAAGGACACCACCAAGGCCGATCCGATGTTTCGCCGATTGCGCACCGCGCGCTTCCTGAAGGCGCGCGCCGATGCCGGCGGCGCCACCGTCGGTTTTACCGGCGTTGCGGGCCGCATTGCGCGCACGCACCAGTACGGCCTGCGCGACAGGGTGAACAAGTCCGGCGCGATGGCATCCTACCCACGCCGCGAGGTGCTGGGGATCACCAAAGCCGACCGCATGGCGATCGCCCGCTCGGTCATTGACTCGCTGGGGGTGAAATAG
- a CDS encoding phage tail protein, with protein sequence MKKAELLRDALTAASAWCKANPELFTVFVEKGHIEIQATGEPSFMYVYPLQVFVMNYPGDLDDLMLPLLGWIWEYQPDLLLNPDKNKSIEFEADIANDDTADLLLKVPIWERVMVTRQNGKLLTQHLAEDKPRINGGDWQIVFDPESGGELVP encoded by the coding sequence GTGAAAAAAGCCGAACTGCTGCGCGACGCGCTGACTGCGGCCAGTGCCTGGTGCAAGGCCAATCCTGAGCTGTTCACCGTTTTTGTTGAAAAGGGGCATATCGAAATCCAGGCGACCGGCGAGCCTTCGTTTATGTACGTTTATCCGCTCCAGGTATTCGTGATGAACTACCCGGGTGATCTAGATGACCTGATGCTGCCACTGTTGGGATGGATATGGGAATACCAGCCAGACCTGCTATTGAACCCGGATAAAAACAAAAGCATTGAGTTCGAAGCTGATATTGCAAACGACGACACTGCCGATCTGTTGCTGAAGGTGCCAATTTGGGAGCGTGTCATGGTAACACGCCAAAATGGAAAGCTTCTTACACAGCACCTGGCGGAAGACAAGCCCCGCATCAACGGCGGCGACTGGCAAATCGTATTCGATCCTGAGAGCGGCGGGGAGCTGGTGCCATGA
- a CDS encoding tail protein X, with protein MKVQAMQGDTLDLLCQRHYGTTQGVTEIVLAANPGIAEQIFLTAGQVVELPEIERSTQQETVQLWT; from the coding sequence GTGAAGGTGCAAGCAATGCAGGGCGACACGCTGGATCTGCTGTGCCAACGACACTACGGCACCACGCAAGGCGTGACAGAAATCGTGTTGGCCGCCAATCCAGGGATCGCCGAACAGATTTTTTTGACCGCCGGCCAGGTGGTCGAGCTGCCGGAGATCGAACGTTCAACCCAACAGGAGACGGTGCAGCTATGGACGTAA
- a CDS encoding DUF2570 domain-containing protein: protein MKAAAVLILLFLAALAGMGWQKHQRELAEQRRDIAERAVEQTGDVLAEVRALRADIGEIEAGMKKLSERRGTNGEQRRETIKTALDGETCAVTPVPAAVADSLQKRAAEVRAADYSGAFAGQPDGKH from the coding sequence ATGAAAGCGGCCGCGGTATTGATCCTGCTGTTTCTGGCGGCGCTGGCCGGGATGGGATGGCAGAAGCATCAGCGGGAACTGGCCGAACAGCGCCGCGATATTGCCGAGCGCGCCGTCGAGCAAACCGGGGATGTGCTGGCCGAAGTGCGCGCCCTGCGTGCCGACATCGGCGAGATTGAGGCCGGAATGAAGAAGCTGAGCGAGAGGCGCGGCACCAACGGAGAACAACGACGTGAAACCATCAAGACTGCGCTGGACGGCGAAACGTGCGCCGTTACTCCTGTGCCTGCTGCTGTCGCTGACAGCCTGCAAAAACGCGCCGCGGAAGTCCGCGCCGCAGATTATTCAGGAGCCTTTGCCGGCCAGCCTGACGGCAAACACTGA
- the gpM gene encoding phage terminase small subunit, with the protein MLTPAQRHFQRVMAERHGKTEEFTEAARTAHEQILHRLRMDQSALKRVQSDQAKAEMKKQLLPHYEGWIEGTLDGNSGRQDEVIVTLMIWAIDAGDYPLAVRIGRYVIEHNLAMPDRFHRTAATALVEELCDPILVQVKADESTDLTAHLQVLDELAQIVDGKDMPDVVLAKLFKVRGFALRGGDDATQAKALELLRQALKLDANAGVKKAIESLARQVKKASQTTDGAGDNDADTSGTAATTDAAAASKTTVPATQHRQRSSTARKPSAAKKTAGKAAGKKAKQDATE; encoded by the coding sequence ATGCTGACACCGGCACAACGACATTTTCAGCGCGTGATGGCGGAACGCCACGGTAAGACCGAGGAGTTCACAGAAGCCGCCCGCACCGCGCATGAACAAATCCTTCACCGCCTGCGCATGGATCAGAGTGCACTCAAACGCGTGCAGTCCGACCAGGCGAAAGCGGAGATGAAAAAGCAGTTGCTTCCGCACTATGAAGGCTGGATCGAAGGCACGCTCGACGGCAATAGCGGCCGGCAGGACGAGGTCATCGTCACCCTGATGATCTGGGCGATTGACGCCGGCGATTATCCGCTCGCGGTGCGTATCGGCCGCTATGTCATCGAGCACAACCTCGCGATGCCTGACCGGTTCCACCGCACGGCGGCGACGGCCCTCGTGGAAGAGCTTTGCGATCCCATTCTGGTGCAGGTCAAGGCCGACGAGAGCACCGATTTGACCGCACACCTGCAGGTGCTGGACGAGCTCGCGCAAATCGTCGATGGCAAGGATATGCCTGACGTCGTGCTCGCCAAGCTGTTCAAGGTGCGCGGCTTTGCCTTGCGCGGTGGCGATGATGCCACCCAGGCGAAGGCGCTGGAACTGCTGCGCCAGGCGCTGAAACTGGACGCCAACGCCGGCGTGAAAAAAGCGATCGAGAGCCTGGCACGCCAGGTCAAGAAGGCCAGCCAGACTACCGACGGCGCAGGCGATAACGATGCCGACACCTCCGGCACCGCAGCAACGACCGACGCTGCAGCAGCATCAAAAACGACTGTACCGGCCACCCAGCACCGGCAGCGCAGCAGCACCGCGCGTAAGCCATCGGCCGCTAAAAAGACCGCCGGCAAGGCCGCCGGTAAGAAAGCCAAGCAGGACGCCACCGAATAA
- a CDS encoding head completion/stabilization protein translates to MSLVAGRTVTPAADDVPDTDDGGETITAGPFWPAIALKDVRLEMRITGAVTTTRLKQAAIEATGHVIDQLAGWQENQLKAGFASLETVPARQINDVSVKIHRYRRAVFSITRALLIENYRDVDTTGDAGEKRAAGLTLQAADLWRDARWAIADIRDEVRNFAEAF, encoded by the coding sequence ATGAGCCTTGTTGCCGGGCGTACCGTCACCCCCGCCGCTGACGATGTGCCAGATACCGACGATGGCGGCGAGACCATCACAGCCGGCCCCTTCTGGCCCGCGATAGCGCTCAAGGACGTGCGCCTTGAGATGCGCATCACCGGCGCGGTGACCACCACCCGCTTAAAGCAGGCCGCGATTGAAGCGACAGGCCATGTGATCGACCAGTTGGCGGGCTGGCAAGAAAACCAGTTGAAAGCCGGCTTCGCGTCGCTGGAGACCGTACCAGCCCGTCAAATCAATGACGTGAGCGTGAAGATCCACCGCTACCGCCGCGCGGTATTCAGCATCACCCGCGCGCTGCTGATCGAAAACTATCGCGACGTCGACACCACCGGCGACGCCGGCGAGAAACGCGCCGCCGGGTTGACGCTGCAGGCGGCAGATCTGTGGCGGGATGCCCGCTGGGCTATCGCCGATATTCGCGACGAAGTGCGCAATTTTGCGGAGGCATTTTAG